One part of the Spirochaeta lutea genome encodes these proteins:
- the rpoN gene encoding RNA polymerase factor sigma-54: MQIQRPAMMQEQKLKLSPQMLQGIQILAMPLQDLQARIQEELEVNPALEVVEERKTVSIDEFSGKSGDYEAFENTSDPGNIGDYTTSYGGYDDEASEAKRKFMEGAIARPESLQDHLIWQLRLQPLPDEFFQIGELLIRNLDGNGFHREDPLELVPEEMHPALRQVMSIIQGFEPQGTCTANYQDSLLVQARLSEEVVPSSVIPILEHHLELLEKGRLKEIARQLKVPEHQIERSLEFIQTLTPFPGREYSATSPQYVIPDLMITQKDGEFVIILNDEEIPVLGVNAFFDEVLQSQGDQKEVKQFVTSKIRDARWFIQTLQQRNKTLLKVAKAIVEFQRDFFLRGPKYIVPLTLRDIAGEIGVHEATVSRLTNGKYVHTDFGLFELKYFFSNAVAGTNAKGIQYSKEGVKAILKEILDSEQGGTLSDQKLADLLKKRGVSIARRTVAKYRKELDISSSYDRP; the protein is encoded by the coding sequence ATGCAGATCCAGCGTCCTGCCATGATGCAGGAGCAGAAATTAAAACTAAGCCCCCAGATGCTGCAGGGGATTCAGATATTAGCAATGCCCCTCCAGGATTTACAGGCTCGGATTCAGGAAGAGCTGGAGGTGAATCCTGCCCTCGAGGTGGTGGAGGAGCGTAAAACCGTATCCATCGATGAGTTCTCCGGGAAATCCGGGGATTACGAGGCCTTCGAGAATACCAGTGATCCGGGAAATATCGGAGATTACACGACCTCCTACGGCGGTTATGACGATGAGGCCAGCGAGGCAAAGCGCAAGTTCATGGAGGGGGCCATTGCCCGCCCCGAGAGCCTCCAGGATCACCTCATTTGGCAGCTGCGCCTCCAGCCTCTTCCGGATGAGTTTTTCCAGATTGGAGAATTACTCATACGGAACCTGGATGGAAACGGATTCCACCGGGAAGATCCCCTGGAATTGGTTCCCGAAGAAATGCACCCCGCACTCCGGCAGGTGATGTCCATCATCCAGGGATTTGAACCCCAGGGTACCTGCACTGCCAACTACCAGGATTCTCTCCTGGTTCAGGCCCGGCTTTCCGAAGAAGTAGTGCCATCATCGGTAATTCCGATTTTGGAGCACCACCTGGAGCTTCTGGAAAAAGGAAGGCTCAAGGAGATCGCCAGGCAGCTGAAGGTTCCGGAGCATCAGATTGAGCGGTCCCTTGAGTTCATCCAAACCCTTACCCCCTTTCCGGGGCGGGAATACTCTGCAACCAGTCCCCAGTACGTCATTCCCGACCTGATGATCACCCAAAAGGACGGCGAATTCGTAATCATCCTCAATGATGAGGAAATACCCGTGCTCGGGGTAAATGCCTTTTTTGATGAGGTACTCCAAAGTCAGGGGGATCAGAAGGAGGTGAAACAGTTTGTAACCTCCAAGATCCGGGATGCACGCTGGTTCATCCAGACCCTTCAGCAGCGCAATAAAACCTTGTTAAAGGTCGCCAAGGCCATCGTGGAGTTTCAGCGTGATTTTTTTCTCCGGGGACCGAAGTACATCGTACCCCTGACCCTCCGGGATATTGCCGGGGAGATCGGTGTGCACGAGGCAACGGTGAGCAGGCTTACCAATGGAAAGTATGTACATACCGATTTTGGCCTGTTTGAACTGAAGTATTTCTTTTCTAATGCCGTTGCGGGAACCAACGCCAAGGGCATTCAATACTCGAAGGAGGGGGTGAAAGCGATACTGAAAGAAATTCTTGATTCTGAGCAGGGTGGTACCCTCTCGGACCAGAAGCTTGCCGATCTCCTGAAAAAACGCGGGGTTTCCATAGCCAGGCGGACCGTGGCAAAATACCGCAAGGAGCTCGACATTTCTTCTTCTTACGATCGACCATAA
- the lptB gene encoding LPS export ABC transporter ATP-binding protein — MSELRVRNLKKRYGKKFALKGVDFSMTTGEIVGFLGPNGAGKTTCFYSIVGFIKPTDGFIELDHHEITHLPMYKRARLGISYLPQDASVFRKLSVQDNIWAILETRKDLSKKEKRERLELLLEELGIQDRRNQQAYSLSGGERRRTEIARALAIEPKFLLLDEPFAGIDPIAVHEIKQIISSLTEQNIGVLITDHNVRDTLEITHRSYIISQGEILVSGSREEIMDNPLAREIYLGSAFRM; from the coding sequence ATGAGTGAGCTCAGGGTTCGAAATCTCAAGAAGCGGTACGGAAAAAAATTTGCCCTGAAGGGTGTGGATTTTTCTATGACCACCGGTGAAATCGTGGGGTTCTTGGGACCGAACGGGGCGGGCAAAACGACCTGTTTCTACAGTATAGTCGGGTTTATAAAGCCCACCGACGGGTTCATCGAGCTGGACCACCACGAAATAACCCACCTTCCCATGTATAAACGGGCGCGGCTCGGAATCAGCTACCTGCCCCAGGATGCCTCAGTATTCCGGAAACTCAGTGTTCAGGACAATATTTGGGCAATCCTGGAAACCCGAAAGGACCTTTCCAAGAAGGAGAAAAGGGAGCGGTTAGAGCTGCTTCTGGAAGAGTTGGGCATACAAGACCGTCGGAACCAACAGGCCTACAGTTTATCCGGAGGGGAGCGGCGCCGTACGGAGATTGCCCGTGCCCTGGCCATCGAACCCAAGTTCCTGCTTCTGGATGAGCCCTTTGCCGGCATCGACCCCATTGCCGTCCACGAAATCAAACAGATAATCTCATCCCTAACCGAACAGAATATCGGGGTTTTAATTACCGACCACAACGTCCGGGATACCCTGGAGATTACCCATCGGTCCTACATTATCTCCCAGGGGGAGATTTTGGTCTCCGGTTCCCGGGAAGAAATCATGGATAATCCCCTTGCCCGGGAGATTTACCTGGGGTCTGCGTTTCGGATGTAA
- the lptC gene encoding LPS export ABC transporter periplasmic protein LptC translates to MITRGVNKNIQIRTQPRKPLALLLLLAMGLTTQACRLDYGADVEADSLSDQVPDIEVTAFRQNIYRNNSLLLRLEADHSRSYASRNLRELEGVRFEEYSLKGEVVSYGHADFATLFTDTEDVELQGNIVVYSDQEGAEVTGEYFYWSDSNRMITSLSDQEVQVVTDDGDRIQGRGFAADLTEKSIRFSGGVSGEVQAQEQDESSNDATE, encoded by the coding sequence ATGATCACCCGGGGTGTCAACAAAAACATACAGATTAGAACGCAGCCTCGGAAACCCTTGGCCCTGCTTCTTCTCCTGGCTATGGGGTTGACAACCCAGGCCTGCCGTCTGGACTACGGGGCCGATGTAGAAGCCGATTCTCTATCCGATCAGGTGCCGGACATTGAGGTTACCGCCTTCCGGCAGAACATCTACCGCAATAACAGCCTCCTGCTTCGGCTAGAAGCAGATCACTCCCGATCCTATGCCTCTCGAAATCTCCGGGAACTTGAAGGGGTACGGTTTGAGGAGTATTCCCTCAAGGGGGAGGTGGTATCCTACGGTCACGCGGACTTCGCCACCCTCTTCACCGATACCGAGGATGTGGAGCTCCAGGGAAATATTGTGGTATACAGCGATCAGGAGGGGGCGGAGGTCACCGGGGAGTACTTTTATTGGAGTGATTCTAACCGAATGATCACCAGTTTGTCTGATCAGGAGGTCCAGGTGGTTACCGATGACGGAGACCGGATCCAGGGCCGGGGGTTCGCGGCGGACCTTACCGAGAAGTCCATCCGGTTTAGCGGCGGGGTGAGCGGCGAGGTTCAAGCCCAGGAGCAAGATGAATCTTCAAACGATGCCACAGAGTAA
- a CDS encoding CTP synthase: MKKYIFVTGGVCSSLGKGIAAASVGSLLEARGLVVRMVKIDPYINVDAGTMSPYQHGEVFVTDDGAETDLDLGNYSRFTNSTLSRQNSITTGQVYQEVIQREREGRYLGRTVQVIPHITDRIKQRILAVGEEAEVDVTIIEVGGTVGDIESIPFLEAARQMIHEIGHENALSLHLTLIPEVAGGELKTKPTQHSVNKMREIGIQPDMLFCRAPHVLEDDMRRKIALFTNVHFDAVISAHDVSRTIYEIPLSYQKQKVDQIILHRLGIQAPEADMSHWNNYVTTYTNAQRVITIGMIGKYIELADSYKSVDEALLHAGVANGVRVEIEKIDSEELEKLYAAGGMDALGDRLGHLEGVLVPGGFGSRGIPGMVLTARYCRERGLPYFGICLGMQIMVIEWARDVLDWEDANSTEFAPDCKFPVVSLLEEQIDVKNYGGTMRLGRNDSYLHEGTTIASIYGAPVIAERHRHRYEVSNKVRADLERSGLLITATTKDGDLVESVQWPNHSWGLGVQYHPEFLSKPLKSHPLFTSFIEAAKRSTPIEAGKNGSNPEAANHSTDS, translated from the coding sequence ATGAAGAAGTATATTTTCGTCACCGGGGGCGTTTGCTCCAGTTTGGGTAAGGGAATCGCAGCTGCCTCCGTAGGGAGTCTATTGGAGGCCCGGGGCCTTGTTGTTCGGATGGTAAAGATTGATCCTTACATCAATGTTGATGCCGGCACCATGAGTCCCTACCAACATGGAGAGGTTTTCGTTACCGATGACGGAGCAGAAACCGACCTTGATCTGGGTAATTATTCCCGGTTCACAAATTCCACCCTCAGCCGCCAGAATTCCATCACCACCGGGCAGGTATACCAGGAGGTCATTCAGCGGGAGCGGGAAGGCCGCTACCTCGGCCGGACTGTCCAGGTTATTCCCCATATTACCGACCGGATAAAGCAGCGCATTCTGGCGGTGGGCGAAGAAGCAGAAGTGGATGTTACGATCATAGAGGTCGGCGGAACCGTTGGGGATATTGAAAGCATTCCGTTCCTGGAAGCGGCCCGTCAGATGATCCACGAGATCGGCCATGAAAACGCCCTGTCTCTGCACCTGACCCTCATACCCGAGGTTGCCGGGGGCGAACTGAAGACAAAACCCACCCAGCACTCGGTTAACAAAATGCGGGAAATCGGTATTCAACCGGATATGCTCTTCTGTCGGGCCCCCCATGTTCTTGAAGACGATATGCGTAGGAAAATCGCCCTGTTCACCAACGTGCATTTTGATGCCGTGATAAGCGCCCACGATGTTTCCCGTACGATCTATGAAATCCCCCTCAGCTACCAAAAGCAGAAGGTCGACCAGATCATCCTCCACCGGCTGGGCATCCAGGCCCCGGAAGCCGATATGTCCCATTGGAATAACTACGTCACTACCTACACCAACGCCCAGCGGGTAATCACCATCGGGATGATCGGTAAATACATCGAATTAGCGGATAGCTACAAGTCCGTGGATGAGGCCCTGCTGCACGCCGGGGTAGCCAATGGGGTTCGGGTAGAAATCGAAAAGATCGACTCCGAGGAGCTGGAAAAACTCTATGCCGCAGGCGGCATGGACGCCCTGGGGGACCGGCTCGGCCACCTGGAAGGCGTTTTGGTACCCGGGGGGTTCGGAAGCCGTGGAATTCCGGGGATGGTATTGACCGCCCGGTACTGTCGGGAGCGGGGGCTGCCGTATTTTGGCATCTGTTTGGGAATGCAGATCATGGTTATCGAATGGGCGCGGGATGTCCTTGACTGGGAGGATGCTAATAGCACGGAGTTTGCACCGGACTGCAAGTTCCCCGTGGTGAGCCTCCTGGAAGAGCAGATTGACGTGAAGAACTACGGCGGTACCATGCGCCTGGGGCGCAACGACTCCTATCTCCATGAGGGCACAACCATCGCCTCGATTTACGGCGCCCCGGTTATTGCCGAGCGGCACCGGCATCGTTATGAGGTCTCCAACAAGGTGCGTGCCGATCTAGAACGCTCGGGTCTGCTAATCACCGCTACAACCAAGGACGGCGACCTCGTGGAGAGTGTACAGTGGCCGAACCATTCCTGGGGGCTCGGGGTTCAATATCACCCTGAATTCCTCTCAAAACCCTTAAAAAGTCACCCCCTCTTTACCTCCTTCATTGAAGCTGCGAAACGCAGCACACCCATAGAAGCTGGGAAAAACGGTTCAAATCCTGAAGCTGCGAACCATAGCACGGACAGCTGA
- a CDS encoding CheR family methyltransferase encodes MAGFLTDSEFDQYKKLIYDASGITFSASNRSILESRLRERLKSANLDSPAEYYRLLTSSHDELKTLLDSVTTNLTRFFRNTAHIQTFEYYVIPELIKQKQASGNKTIKLWSAGCSTGEEPYTLAMVLKETLPADFTIQIVASDISLKSLMIGKEGFYGHNKMAGVPQNYLSKYFDEKPDGFQVKGFLKDNIRFDYHNLKHDSGLRGLDVVFCRNVLIYFDAPAQKSVIDRFWECMAPKSFLFIGHSESLFGMDTQFEFLKTDWACIYQKKT; translated from the coding sequence ATGGCTGGTTTTCTTACCGACAGTGAATTTGATCAGTATAAAAAGCTCATATACGATGCCAGCGGAATAACCTTTTCAGCCAGCAACCGATCCATTCTTGAGAGCCGTCTCCGGGAACGGCTAAAGTCGGCAAATCTAGATTCTCCGGCCGAATACTATCGGCTCCTAACCAGCAGCCACGATGAACTCAAAACCCTGCTGGACTCTGTGACCACCAACCTTACGCGGTTCTTTCGTAATACAGCCCATATTCAAACCTTTGAGTATTACGTGATCCCTGAACTCATAAAGCAAAAACAGGCTTCGGGCAACAAGACTATAAAGCTGTGGAGCGCCGGGTGTTCCACCGGGGAGGAGCCCTACACCCTGGCAATGGTACTGAAGGAAACCCTGCCCGCCGACTTTACTATTCAGATCGTTGCATCGGATATCAGCCTTAAATCCTTGATGATCGGCAAAGAGGGATTTTACGGTCATAATAAAATGGCGGGGGTTCCCCAGAATTACCTCTCAAAATACTTCGATGAAAAGCCCGACGGTTTCCAGGTTAAGGGTTTTTTAAAGGACAATATCCGTTTCGATTACCATAATCTGAAGCATGATAGCGGACTCCGGGGGCTGGATGTTGTATTCTGCCGGAATGTGCTCATCTATTTTGATGCGCCGGCACAAAAGTCTGTGATCGACCGGTTTTGGGAGTGTATGGCCCCGAAGTCGTTCCTGTTCATCGGCCATAGTGAATCACTGTTCGGAATGGATACCCAATTCGAGTTTTTGAAAACCGATTGGGCGTGTATATACCAAAAGAAAACCTAA
- a CDS encoding protein-glutamate methylesterase/protein-glutamine glutaminase, producing the protein MEKKPIQVLVVDDSALMRNIVSRIVDSAPDLEVAGKAMNGRFALQKIETLKPDLIILDLEMPDINGLEFLQERRKREIDIPVIVLSAVARRGASITMEALSLGAADFIMKPTGGNPDEVQQIASQLIELARSYGATYRQSHGLAPIGLKPGTEETQKKSPGSATAPAEIPGLRTRQDQAIPGKPGRIPSSPSGVPLRKRSRAGGPGPLELIALGISTGGPNALRQVFSGLDPELQTPILVVQHMPAGFTLEFAKSLDRICPMEVKEAEEGDLVRPGRILIAPGDYHIVLERKRLATIVHLDSGPAKNGHRPSADVLFESAASIYGNRCMGVIMTGMGRDGAEHIGDIWEAGGITLGQDQQSSVVYGMPRVAYEYGHILKQVSLSDMAKAICDYAAELV; encoded by the coding sequence GTGGAAAAAAAACCAATTCAGGTGCTGGTGGTTGATGATTCAGCGCTCATGAGAAATATAGTCAGCCGGATTGTCGACTCGGCACCGGATCTTGAGGTAGCCGGCAAGGCCATGAATGGCCGTTTTGCCCTCCAAAAAATTGAAACCCTGAAACCGGATCTCATCATCCTGGATCTCGAAATGCCCGATATAAACGGCCTTGAGTTTCTCCAGGAACGCAGAAAACGGGAAATCGATATTCCAGTGATTGTTCTGTCGGCAGTAGCCCGGCGGGGGGCATCCATTACTATGGAAGCCCTGTCCTTGGGTGCTGCTGATTTTATAATGAAGCCCACCGGGGGAAATCCCGATGAGGTTCAACAGATTGCCAGCCAGCTGATAGAGCTCGCACGATCCTACGGGGCCACCTACCGGCAAAGCCATGGATTGGCTCCCATCGGCCTTAAACCGGGCACCGAGGAAACCCAGAAAAAATCTCCCGGCAGCGCCACTGCTCCGGCTGAAATACCCGGATTGCGAACCAGGCAGGACCAAGCGATTCCCGGCAAACCGGGAAGAATTCCGTCCAGTCCTTCGGGGGTTCCCCTGCGGAAACGAAGCCGTGCCGGTGGACCGGGCCCCCTGGAACTCATCGCCCTGGGTATTTCTACCGGGGGTCCGAATGCCCTGCGGCAGGTTTTTTCCGGGCTGGATCCGGAGCTGCAGACGCCCATCCTGGTAGTCCAGCACATGCCAGCCGGGTTCACCCTGGAATTTGCGAAGAGTTTGGACCGTATCTGCCCCATGGAAGTTAAGGAGGCTGAAGAGGGCGACCTGGTACGGCCCGGACGGATTCTCATTGCCCCGGGAGATTACCACATCGTTCTGGAACGCAAACGCTTGGCCACCATTGTCCACCTGGATTCCGGCCCGGCAAAAAACGGACACCGCCCCAGTGCCGACGTCCTGTTTGAATCTGCAGCCTCCATCTACGGTAACCGCTGTATGGGTGTAATCATGACCGGCATGGGTCGGGACGGGGCGGAGCATATCGGTGATATTTGGGAGGCCGGGGGGATAACCCTGGGACAGGATCAGCAGTCCAGCGTTGTCTACGGTATGCCCCGGGTGGCCTACGAATACGGCCACATTCTTAAGCAGGTAAGCCTTTCCGATATGGCAAAAGCCATCTGTGACTACGCCGCAGAGTTGGTGTAA
- the lipB gene encoding lipoyl(octanoyl) transferase LipB, whose product MSTESTKKLLAVRHLGLVPYSQAYEIQQRLHTQRVEETIPDTLLLLQHPHVITLGKRGTAEDLLLPRREYDERGIEIVETDRGGQVTYHGPGQLVGYIISHLYSHNRRLRWFVETLEEVISSVLRDGFDLSARGSDTEHGVWVDSGNEPPRKIAALGIAVKNRVTMHGFALNVEPDMSFFKTIIPCGIRDKGQTSLRMELERTGGIRENRPALMDQVTELVIREFCELYDYEAVESP is encoded by the coding sequence ATGAGCACGGAATCAACGAAAAAACTCCTGGCGGTGCGCCACCTGGGCCTGGTCCCATACAGCCAGGCCTACGAAATTCAGCAGAGGCTCCACACCCAACGGGTTGAGGAAACCATTCCCGACACCCTTCTACTGCTCCAGCACCCCCATGTAATAACCCTGGGCAAACGCGGAACCGCCGAAGACTTGCTGCTCCCTCGAAGGGAGTATGACGAGCGAGGTATTGAGATAGTGGAAACCGACCGGGGCGGCCAGGTGACCTACCATGGCCCCGGACAGCTGGTGGGCTATATTATCAGTCATTTATACTCCCACAACAGGCGGCTCCGCTGGTTTGTGGAAACCCTTGAAGAGGTGATCTCGTCGGTTCTCCGGGACGGATTCGACCTTTCAGCCAGGGGAAGCGATACCGAACACGGGGTATGGGTCGATTCAGGAAATGAACCGCCCAGGAAAATAGCGGCCCTGGGAATTGCGGTAAAGAACCGGGTAACCATGCACGGCTTCGCACTGAATGTGGAACCGGATATGAGTTTCTTCAAGACCATCATTCCCTGTGGAATCCGAGACAAGGGCCAAACGAGTCTGCGCATGGAACTGGAACGTACTGGCGGTATCCGGGAGAACCGGCCCGCGTTAATGGATCAGGTGACGGAGCTGGTTATCCGGGAATTCTGCGAGTTGTACGACTATGAGGCGGTAGAATCCCCTTGA
- a CDS encoding TIGR00282 family metallophosphoesterase, translating to MGLRILALGEIVGKPGIYVVKTALQRFKEEQGIDGVIANADGATHGYGLGRNHSIYLRKLGIDVLTGGDQIYFKKDLHPHMEQAPYILRPANFPPGNPGRGWRTFTFGEYRIAVISLMGLAGFNRVHPSNPFSFLPEILRRINQDVHATFLDFHSCTTAEKAAMALMADGQVTMIAGTGMRTLTADAEVLPKGTGSILDTGRTGSIQSVKGFKPEIEIQQLVGGIPERSYEWWQGLELQGAIFELDDSGKAVSVEAVRVPVETPAEQLQPEEDSQGDSTAS from the coding sequence ATGGGATTACGAATACTTGCTCTGGGTGAAATTGTCGGTAAACCGGGAATCTATGTAGTAAAGACGGCGCTCCAGCGCTTCAAGGAAGAACAAGGGATTGACGGTGTCATAGCCAATGCCGACGGGGCGACCCACGGCTACGGCCTTGGGCGGAACCACTCCATCTACCTCCGGAAGCTCGGAATCGACGTGCTCACCGGAGGCGATCAAATCTACTTTAAAAAGGATCTCCATCCCCACATGGAGCAGGCACCCTACATCCTACGCCCGGCCAATTTCCCGCCCGGAAACCCCGGCCGGGGCTGGCGGACCTTCACCTTCGGCGAATACCGGATTGCAGTCATCAGCCTCATGGGTCTGGCGGGATTCAACCGGGTGCATCCGAGTAACCCATTTAGCTTTTTACCTGAGATCCTCCGGCGGATTAACCAGGATGTTCATGCCACCTTTCTGGATTTCCATTCCTGCACCACCGCGGAAAAGGCGGCGATGGCACTCATGGCCGACGGCCAGGTGACGATGATCGCCGGAACGGGTATGCGTACCCTGACCGCGGATGCCGAGGTACTGCCCAAGGGAACCGGGAGTATCCTTGATACCGGCCGAACCGGGAGTATTCAGTCCGTAAAGGGGTTCAAGCCGGAGATTGAGATCCAGCAGCTGGTGGGCGGAATACCTGAGCGGTCCTATGAGTGGTGGCAGGGCCTGGAGCTTCAGGGGGCTATCTTCGAATTAGATGATTCCGGGAAGGCTGTGTCCGTGGAGGCTGTCCGGGTGCCCGTGGAAACCCCGGCTGAACAGCTTCAGCCCGAAGAGGATAGTCAAGGGGATTCTACCGCCTCATAG
- a CDS encoding Hsp20/alpha crystallin family protein produces MKNRDFLDLRELMDEIFEAATDFKNAFTDEMGSWKPDFNWGEHRDYYPAYSYPPTNVYMTADKSLVFQFALAGFQEEHIGLEFRGDYLFFSAKAPEGFEEDESVKYFKRRLKFKDIKEQKYFVPEDKFNREAVKAVLKHAILTVTIPAKDEVKGPEGVKVTIVSEDEPGQAPPKTGKKDKE; encoded by the coding sequence ATGAAAAACAGAGATTTTTTGGATCTGCGTGAACTAATGGATGAGATTTTTGAAGCCGCCACTGATTTCAAAAACGCATTCACCGATGAGATGGGTTCCTGGAAACCCGACTTCAACTGGGGCGAACACCGGGATTACTACCCCGCCTATTCCTACCCCCCGACCAATGTGTACATGACTGCCGATAAGAGCCTGGTATTCCAGTTCGCTCTGGCAGGCTTCCAGGAAGAGCATATCGGCCTTGAATTCCGGGGCGATTACCTCTTCTTCTCCGCTAAGGCCCCGGAGGGCTTTGAGGAGGATGAGTCGGTTAAGTACTTCAAACGCAGACTGAAATTCAAAGACATCAAAGAGCAGAAGTATTTTGTTCCCGAGGATAAGTTTAATCGCGAGGCTGTGAAAGCTGTGTTAAAACATGCTATTCTCACCGTAACGATTCCAGCAAAGGATGAGGTGAAGGGTCCCGAAGGGGTAAAGGTTACCATCGTATCGGAAGATGAGCCTGGCCAGGCCCCGCCCAAAACCGGAAAGAAAGACAAGGAATAA